The sequence below is a genomic window from Ottowia sp. SB7-C50.
GAGCCGGTCAGCATGAGCCGCGAAACCACCTTCGACCGCGACCTGCACGCCGTGCGTGACCGCGCCGAGCTGGGGCGCATCTTCACACGGCTGTGCGAACAGGTGGCGGGCGATCTGCAGCGCAAGGGCTACGTGGGCAAGACCATCGGCATCAAGCTGCGCTACGACGACTTCAGGATCGCCACGCGCGACCAGACCGTGGCCGAGCCCACGGCCGACGCGCGCCGCATCCGTCAGGTGGCCGGCCAGTGCCTCAAGCGCGTGCCGCTCGACAAGCGGCTGCGGCTGCTGGGCGTGCGGGTGGGCTCACTGGCCAAGGCGGATGCGGCGCGCGCCGAAGATTCCACGTCCCACGCCGATCTGCCGCTTTTCCAGCAAGCGCCGGCAGCTACTGAAAACTGAGCATCCAGGCGCCGCGCGCGCAGCGTCGCCGGCGCGACTGGTGGCCACGGCGGCCAGCCTCTACAGTGCGGGCATGAACACGCCCGCCCTCACCTGCTTTCAGTTTTCCATCACCAACCACGTTGCCCACCTGGTGCTCAGCCGCCCCGAGGCGATGAACACGATGGGCCCGGTCTTCTGGCGCGAGCTGGACGGCGTGCTGGCCTCGCTCCACCAAGGCAACGCCGCGCGCGCGCTGGTCATCTCCAGCACCGGCAAGCATTTCTCGGCCGGCATGGCGCTGGACGTGTTCGGTGGCGCCATCCACCTGGACGACGCCAGCCCCGAAGGCCGCGCCGCCATCGCCGACCTGCTGGCCGGGCTGCAGGCCACCTTCACGCGGCTGGAGACGCTGCGCATTCCGGTGATCGTCGCCATCCAGGGCGGCTGCATCGGCGGCGCGGTGGACATGGTGACCGCCGCCTGCATCCGCTACGCCACGCAGGACGCGTTTTTCTGCATCCAGGAAATCAACATCGGCATGGTGGCCGACGTCGGCACGCTGCAGCGCTTGCCCAAGCTGGTGCCGCTGGCGGTGGTCAAGGAGCTGGCCTACACCGGCCGACGCCTGTCCGCCGAGGCCGCACGCCAGTATGGGTTGGTGAACGCCGTGTTTGATTCGCCCGAAGCGTGCCTGGCGGCCGCCCTGCAGTGCGCGCAGGAAATCGCCGCCAAGCCGCCGGTCGCCATCTGGGGCACCAAGCAGGTCATCCACTACGCGCGCGACCATTCGGTGGACGACGCGCTGCGCCAGATGGGCTGGGTGCAGGGCGCGATCTGGAGCAACGCGCACGTGCGCGAAGCGGTGACGGCGATGAAGGACAAGCGCGAGGGGCGCTTTCCGCCGCTGGCCGAACTGCGGGATTTCTAAGCTTTTTGCAGCGCCAGCGCTTGCTGAGACAGCGCGAGCAGCTATCTTTTTTTGAAGCATTTGCGCCGCGCCGTCAGCCCGCGCCGCGGCCGAAACGCAGCTTCATCACGGTGATGGCGCCGGTCAGCACCACCATCACCGCGTTGGCCACCACCAGCGGCATGTCGCCACGCAGCCAGCCGTACAGCAGCCACAGCGCCAGGCCGATGGTGATGATGACGTAGGTGGGCAGCGAGATGCCCGAC
It includes:
- a CDS encoding enoyl-CoA hydratase-related protein yields the protein MNTPALTCFQFSITNHVAHLVLSRPEAMNTMGPVFWRELDGVLASLHQGNAARALVISSTGKHFSAGMALDVFGGAIHLDDASPEGRAAIADLLAGLQATFTRLETLRIPVIVAIQGGCIGGAVDMVTAACIRYATQDAFFCIQEINIGMVADVGTLQRLPKLVPLAVVKELAYTGRRLSAEAARQYGLVNAVFDSPEACLAAALQCAQEIAAKPPVAIWGTKQVIHYARDHSVDDALRQMGWVQGAIWSNAHVREAVTAMKDKREGRFPPLAELRDF
- a CDS encoding SemiSWEET transporter codes for the protein MNALDILGLVATGFTTSSFVPQVWRTWRTRDVSGISLPTYVIITIGLALWLLYGWLRGDMPLVVANAVMVVLTGAITVMKLRFGRGAG